A region from the Arachis ipaensis cultivar K30076 chromosome B01, Araip1.1, whole genome shotgun sequence genome encodes:
- the LOC107613502 gene encoding uncharacterized protein LOC107613502 isoform X3, whose protein sequence is MVELQSCSSLVNASALCVIEQEVKGESVNVVAEISAELERERQKNSELMKRISMLEAQLRERNMETQESHHQHAGAASSKKSKRQRIEQATDEEEKKNNVKSEMASQYRPGIEPAKCLINEADSESVADFNETDSDDDCDDNYDDDRVSQRHEEIEGITETVNEKKGYLASYVKQEDHENQKRNHSEKIEIKSQEGTKIRETEFEVLSSRFIIHKSQNKKPQKVAFSPKEVKRIIESEALLQKNAQSHTIRKIIVFSSLGIRHGCEDMYELDLKHFSILNKGEPYVSPTNPGEHVLYENPSVRRKIFYPNRENPVLCPVQILEEENAMRPCDPSCPSCLFLCIKYGGRTRNLPQNEYVRQRMGRNKLKSFGPVMCRMGMLVHIRSGSFFFKALGITLLFMAGFPDDLVQRETKYHNLDLLHKYYRTDEDADGEQLFLPIPIACDNVKEAKILKT, encoded by the exons ATGGTAGAACTGCAATCCTGTTCAAGCTTGGTCAATGCCTCGGCATTGTGTGTAATAGAGCAAGAAGTTAAGGGAGAGAGTGTCAATGTTGTTGCTGAGATTTCAGCTGAATTAGAAAGAGAAAGGCAGAAGAATTCAGAGCTTATGAAGAGAATATCAATGCTGGAAGCTCAGCTAAGAGAAAGAAACATGGAAACTCAA GAAAGTCATCATCAACATGCAGGTGCAGCAAGCTCAAAGAAATCCAAAAGGCAAAGGATAGAACAAGCAACTgatgaagaagagaaaaagaataatGTCAAAAGTGAAATGGCTTCACAGTACAGACCTGGCATTGAACCAGCAAAGTGCTTAATCAATGAAGCAGACTCTGAATCTGTTGCAGATTTCAATGAAACAGATAGTGATGATGACTGtgatgataattatgatgatgaTAGAGTTAGTCAAAGACATGAAGAAATTGAAGGCATTACTGAAACTGTTAATGAAAAAAAAGGTTACTTAGCTAGTTATGTGAAACAAGAAGATCATGAAAATCAAAAGAGAAATCATTCGGAGAAGATAGAAATCAAATCACAAGAAGGCACAAAAATTAGAGAGACTGAATTTGAGGTACTTTCATCAAGATTCATCATACATAAATCACAGAACAAAAAACCTCAGAAGGTGGCTTTTAGCCCAAAAGAAGTTAAGAGGATAATAGAGTCTGAAGCCCTTTTACAAAAGAATGCTCAGTCCCACACAATAAGGAAAATCATAGTTTTTTCATCCCTTGGCATAAGACATGGCTGTGAAGATATGTATGAGCTGGACTTGAAGCATTTTAGCATTTTGAATAAAGGAGAACCATATGTATCACCAACAAACCCTGGG GAGCATGTTTTATATGAGAATCCTAGTGTTCGGAGAAAAATCTTTTATCCAAATCGAGAGAACCCTGTGTTGTGTCCTGTCCAGATACTTGAAGAAGAAAATGCCATGCGTCCATGTGATCCTAGCTGTCCTTCATGCTTATTCTTGTGCATTAAGTATGGTGGAAGGACAAGAAATCTTCCACAAAATGA GTATGTGAGGCAGCGCATGGGAAGAAACAAATTGAAGTCATTTGGGCCAGTTATGTGCCGAATGGGAATGTTGGTTCATATTAGAAGTGgaagcttcttcttcaaggcACTTGGTATCACACTTCTGTTTATGGCAGGATTTCCTGATGATCTAGTTCAGAGAGAAACCAAATACCACAACTTAGACTTGCTTCACAAATATTACAG GACTGATGAGGATGCTGATGGGGAGCAGCTGTTTCTTCCAATTCCAATTGCATGTGACAATGTGAA GGAAGCCAAAATCCTGAAAACTTGA
- the LOC107613502 gene encoding uncharacterized protein LOC107613502 isoform X1 produces MVELQSCSSLVNASALCVIEQEVKGESVNVVAEISAELERERQKNSELMKRISMLEAQLRERNMETQESHHQHAGAASSKKSKRQRIEQATDEEEKKNNVKSEMASQYRPGIEPAKCLINEADSESVADFNETDSDDDCDDNYDDDRVSQRHEEIEGITETVNEKKGYLASYVKQEDHENQKRNHSEKIEIKSQEGTKIRETEFEVLSSRFIIHKSQNKKPQKVAFSPKEVKRIIESEALLQKNAQSHTIRKIIVFSSLGIRHGCEDMYELDLKHFSILNKGEPYVSPTNPGEHVLYENPSVRRKIFYPNRENPVLCPVQILEEENAMRPCDPSCPSCLFLCIKYGGRTRNLPQNEYVRQRMGRNKLKSFGPVMCRMGMLVHIRSGSFFFKALGITLLFMAGFPDDLVQRETKYHNLDLLHKYYRTDEDADGEQLFLPIPIACDNGSQNPENLTRKTVAAKSKGRKNTSDIFKPYSSQNAPSYHQQLAAPSPAQTQFAMAAFHSIPFPSQISQDSPHHMPNPILATGNHNSYYMLPPQPASTIVPVMYWPPPNTYLHGHYPSTYGYQFLPCAASYMPFHTTQPNYNHPSCSSTLPKLLEGGGKNDLASEQCDSDTDSTEDHDASATASMTFHK; encoded by the exons ATGGTAGAACTGCAATCCTGTTCAAGCTTGGTCAATGCCTCGGCATTGTGTGTAATAGAGCAAGAAGTTAAGGGAGAGAGTGTCAATGTTGTTGCTGAGATTTCAGCTGAATTAGAAAGAGAAAGGCAGAAGAATTCAGAGCTTATGAAGAGAATATCAATGCTGGAAGCTCAGCTAAGAGAAAGAAACATGGAAACTCAA GAAAGTCATCATCAACATGCAGGTGCAGCAAGCTCAAAGAAATCCAAAAGGCAAAGGATAGAACAAGCAACTgatgaagaagagaaaaagaataatGTCAAAAGTGAAATGGCTTCACAGTACAGACCTGGCATTGAACCAGCAAAGTGCTTAATCAATGAAGCAGACTCTGAATCTGTTGCAGATTTCAATGAAACAGATAGTGATGATGACTGtgatgataattatgatgatgaTAGAGTTAGTCAAAGACATGAAGAAATTGAAGGCATTACTGAAACTGTTAATGAAAAAAAAGGTTACTTAGCTAGTTATGTGAAACAAGAAGATCATGAAAATCAAAAGAGAAATCATTCGGAGAAGATAGAAATCAAATCACAAGAAGGCACAAAAATTAGAGAGACTGAATTTGAGGTACTTTCATCAAGATTCATCATACATAAATCACAGAACAAAAAACCTCAGAAGGTGGCTTTTAGCCCAAAAGAAGTTAAGAGGATAATAGAGTCTGAAGCCCTTTTACAAAAGAATGCTCAGTCCCACACAATAAGGAAAATCATAGTTTTTTCATCCCTTGGCATAAGACATGGCTGTGAAGATATGTATGAGCTGGACTTGAAGCATTTTAGCATTTTGAATAAAGGAGAACCATATGTATCACCAACAAACCCTGGG GAGCATGTTTTATATGAGAATCCTAGTGTTCGGAGAAAAATCTTTTATCCAAATCGAGAGAACCCTGTGTTGTGTCCTGTCCAGATACTTGAAGAAGAAAATGCCATGCGTCCATGTGATCCTAGCTGTCCTTCATGCTTATTCTTGTGCATTAAGTATGGTGGAAGGACAAGAAATCTTCCACAAAATGA GTATGTGAGGCAGCGCATGGGAAGAAACAAATTGAAGTCATTTGGGCCAGTTATGTGCCGAATGGGAATGTTGGTTCATATTAGAAGTGgaagcttcttcttcaaggcACTTGGTATCACACTTCTGTTTATGGCAGGATTTCCTGATGATCTAGTTCAGAGAGAAACCAAATACCACAACTTAGACTTGCTTCACAAATATTACAG GACTGATGAGGATGCTGATGGGGAGCAGCTGTTTCTTCCAATTCCAATTGCATGTGACAAT GGAAGCCAAAATCCTGAAAACTTGACTAGAAAAACAGTTGCTGCAAAATCCAAGGGGAGAAAGAACACTAGTGATATCTTCAAGCCTTATAGTTCTCAAAATGCCCCATCATATCATCAACAATTAGCAGCACCAAGTCCAGCACAAACTCAATTTGCAATGGCAGCATTTCATTCTATCCCATTCCCATCTCAGATTTCCCAAGATTCTCCTCATCACATGCCAAATCCAATTCTTGCCACTGGTAATCACAATTCATATTATATGCTGCCACCACAACCAGCAAGTACTATTGTACCTGTGATGTATTGGCCTCCACCAAATACATATCTTCATGGACACTATCCTTCCACAtatggataccagtttcttcctTGTGCTGCAAGTTACATGCCATTCCACACAACACAACCTAATTACAATCACCCCAGCTGCAGTTCCACCTTACCAAAGTTGTTAGAAGGTGGTGGAAAGAATGATTTAGCCTCCGAACAATGTGACAGCGATACTGATAGCACTGAGGA
- the LOC107613509 gene encoding uncharacterized protein LOC107613509: MIKCPCPKCGFQLMQTREDAYNHLLLRPFPPGYTIWVRHGENPVEESPRLGRVDDNLIPQVNPMHQMVNEAFNFTIQHESEDITTLEHAEDDEDVLPSLYEGPSRAARNFNDLLSDGEQELYPGCSKYSNLSFLVKLYHIKCMCGVSDKAMTMILDLLRDAFEQAKLLNTMYEARKTIRKLGIEYTKIDACPNDCMLYRGDDANLTRCKKCGCSRWKQKTKKGSILRLNVPVKRNGKPIAAKTLRYFPLIPRLQRLFMCSKTSSDMLWHSQASNNDSFLRHPRDAEAWKKFDAKYTNFSADPRNVCLALASDGFNPFGNMSTKYSIWPVILISYNLPPWICMKQTSFILSTLIPGPKMPGNDIDVYLQPLIDELKQLWDGVETYDAKEGNTFKMCAALMWTISDFPGLGNLSGWNTHSGLACPTCNLDAKPHRLKDSQKWCFMGHRRFLNQGHKYRLDRNRFDGQVEGRDPPKKLSGTDVLRQQSNVHVSFGKSSSVTSKKRRNGQDVDEDDSHWKKKSVFFDLPYWEDQMLRHNLDVMHIEKNVCDNVVFTILNDSGKSKDNVKARRDLQCMGIRPELWPGEGGKYPSAIFAMSNSQRDVFLKTLQNVIFPDGYSSNVARCVDLRQRKLSGLKSHDCHILMEQLLPILVKNALPSPVSNVIANLSSFFRKLCGKAINPMQLAELQNHVVQTLCQMEMIFSPSFFTIMVHLTVHLVVEVTLGGPVHYRWMYPIERYLGRLKQYVRNRAQPEGSIAEGYLSEEILIFCSRYLDNIETRINRPGRVDDEPVDLRHNSGESMFPAIGKALGAVSHFDLSPMEKHQAHRHVLVNCDAVVLMESTLQSKDLQLLACGPMIQARRFWAYNVNGYKFRTISKENEMKTQNSGVYVSSNTRSYASMRDNRVAVGGVPYYGKIVNIIELNYSCSFTVVLFKCVWADTTTSRGIKQDHLGLTSVNFSRPIHTGNREEDEPYILASEA; this comes from the exons ATGATAAAGTGTCCATGTCCTAAATGTGGGTTTCAACTTATGCAAACAAGAGAGGATGCATACAACCATCTGTTGTTACGACCATTTCCCCCTGGATATACTATTTGGGTGCGTCATGGTGAGAATCCGGTTGAAGAGAGTCCTAGATTGGGACGAGTAGATGACAATCTGATACCCCAAGTGAATCCAATGCACCAAATGGTCAATGAGGCCTTCAATTTCACGATACAACATGAGAGTGAGGATATCACAACACTCGAACATGCAGAAGATGATGAAGACGTGTTACCGAGCTTGTATGAAGGTCCAAGTCGCGCGGCGCGGAATTTTAACGATCTACTGTCAGATGGAGAACAGGAGTTATATCCCGGATGCTCAAAGTACTCCAATTTATCGTTTTTAGTGAAGCTTTATCATATCAAGTGTATGTGCGGTGTGAGTGACAAGGCAATGACAATGATTCTTGACTTACTGCGGGACGCATTCGAACAAGCAAAACTTCTGAATACAATGTATGAAGCCAGGAAGACAATAAGAAAGCTGGGTATTGAATACACCAAGATAGATGCTTGTCCAAATGATTGTATGCTGTACCGAGGTGATGATGCAAACCTGACAAGGTGCAAGAAATGTGGGTGTTCAAGATGGAAGCAGAAGACTAAAAAGGGCTCTATTCTTAGGCTCAACGTACCAGTGAAGAGAAATGGAAAACCTATAGCAGCCAAAACCCTTCGTTACTTTCCCCTCATACCACGACTACAGCGGTTATTCATGTGCAGCAAGACATCGAGTGATATGTTATGGCATTCACAGGCGTCTAATAACGATAGTTTCCTTAGGCATCCAAGGGACGCTGAAGCTTGGAAAAAGTTTGACGCAAAGTATACTAATTTTTCGGCGGATCCGCGCAATGTTTGTCTAGCATTGGCGAGCGATGGATTTAATCCCTTTGGGAATATGAGCACAAAGTACTCCATCTGGCCTGTGATTCTTATTTCGTATAATCTACCACCCTGGATTTGCATGAAGCAGACATCTTTCATCCTATCCACGCTTATTCCTGGGCCGAAAATGCCAGGTAACGACATAGATGTTTATTTGCAGCCTTTGATAGATGAGTTGAAGCAATTATGGGATGGCGTTGAAACCTATGATGCTAAAGAGGGAAACACTTTCAAGATGTGTGCGGCACTGATGTGGACTATCAGTGACTTTCCAGGATTGGGAAACCTATCTGGCTGGAATACGCACAGTGGGTTAGCCTGTCCTACGTGTAACTTGGATGCTAAGCCACATCGGCTGAAAGACAGTCAAAAATGGTGTTTCATGGGCCATCGACGCTTTTTAAatcagggacacaaatacagactaGACCGGAATAGATTTGACGGGCAGGTCGAAGGTAGAGATCCGCCAAAGAAGTTATCTGGAACAGATGTATTGAGGCAACAGTCCAATGTACACGTTTCATTTGGGAAGAGTTCAAGTGTGACATCCAAAAAAAGACGCAATGGCCAGGATGTGGATGAAGATGACTCGCATTGGAAGAAGAAAAGTGTATTCTTTGACCTACCGTACTGGGAGGATCAGATGTTGCGTCATAACCTCGATGTGATGCATATAGAAAAAAACGTGTGCGACAATGTAGTCTTCACTATCTTAAACGATAGCGGCAAATCTAAAGACAATGTTAAAGCTCGCAGAGATTTACAATGCATGGGTATAAGGCCTGAATTATGGCCGGGAGAAGGTGGTAAATATCCTTCTGCAATATTTGCGATGTCGAATTCACAGAGAGATGTATTCCTGAAGACTTTGCAGAATGTGATTTTTCCAGATGGTTACTCTAGCAATGTTGCTCGTTGTGTTGATTTGCGACAACGCAAGTTATCTGGGTTGAAAAGTCATGACTGTCATATTCTGATGGAACAATTACTCCCAATTTTAGTGAAGAATGCACTTCCGAGTCCGGTGTCCAATGTGATTGCAAATTTGTCGTCATTTTTCCGAAAACTTTGTGGGAAAGCCATAAACCCTATGCAGCTTGCTGAGCTTCAGAATCATGTTGTGCAAACCTTGTGTCAGATGGAAATGATTTTTTCTCCATCCTTCTTCACCATCATGGTTCACCTCACCGTGCATCTCGTTGTTGAAGTTACTCTTGGTGGACCAGTACATTATAGGTGGATGTATCCAATAGAAAG GTATTTAGGACGTCTGAAGCAATATGTTCGTAATAGGGCACAACCGGAAGGCTCAATTGCAGAAGGCTATTTATCTGAGGAAATCCTGATTTTCTGTTCTAGGTATTTGGATAACATTGAGACTAGAATCAACCGACCAGGGCGAGTTGATGATGAGCCCGTTGACCTTCGTCATAATTCAGGGGAAAGTATGTTCCCAGCTATTGGAAAGGCATTAGGGGCTGTATCGCATTTCGACCTCAGTCCAATGGAAAAACATCAAGCTCATCGTCATGTGCTAGTCAACTGCGATGCCGTG GTTCTTATGGAAAGTACGCTTCAATCGAAAGACCTGCAGTTGCTTGCGTGCGGTCCCATGATTCAGGCCAGACGTTTTTGGGCGTATAATGTTAACGGGTACAAGTTTAGAACTATCTCAAAGGAAAACGAGATGAAAACACAAAATAGTGGAGTATATGTATCATCTAATACAAGAAGTTATGCAAGCATGCGTGATAATAGAGTGGCTGTTGGTGGTGTTCCGTATTACGGAAAAATTGTAAAcataattgaattaaattatagTTGTTCCTTCACAGTGGTATTGTTCAAATGTGTTTGGGCTGATACCACTACCAGTAGAGGCATCAAACAAGACCATTTGGGGCTTACCAGCGTTAATTTCTCTCGTCCAATACACACTGGTAATCGTGAAGAAGATGAACCGTACATATTGGCATCAGAGGCTTAG
- the LOC107613502 gene encoding uncharacterized protein LOC107613502 isoform X2: MASQYRPGIEPAKCLINEADSESVADFNETDSDDDCDDNYDDDRVSQRHEEIEGITETVNEKKGYLASYVKQEDHENQKRNHSEKIEIKSQEGTKIRETEFEVLSSRFIIHKSQNKKPQKVAFSPKEVKRIIESEALLQKNAQSHTIRKIIVFSSLGIRHGCEDMYELDLKHFSILNKGEPYVSPTNPGEHVLYENPSVRRKIFYPNRENPVLCPVQILEEENAMRPCDPSCPSCLFLCIKYGGRTRNLPQNEYVRQRMGRNKLKSFGPVMCRMGMLVHIRSGSFFFKALGITLLFMAGFPDDLVQRETKYHNLDLLHKYYRTDEDADGEQLFLPIPIACDNGSQNPENLTRKTVAAKSKGRKNTSDIFKPYSSQNAPSYHQQLAAPSPAQTQFAMAAFHSIPFPSQISQDSPHHMPNPILATGNHNSYYMLPPQPASTIVPVMYWPPPNTYLHGHYPSTYGYQFLPCAASYMPFHTTQPNYNHPSCSSTLPKLLEGGGKNDLASEQCDSDTDSTEDHDASATASMTFHK; encoded by the exons ATGGCTTCACAGTACAGACCTGGCATTGAACCAGCAAAGTGCTTAATCAATGAAGCAGACTCTGAATCTGTTGCAGATTTCAATGAAACAGATAGTGATGATGACTGtgatgataattatgatgatgaTAGAGTTAGTCAAAGACATGAAGAAATTGAAGGCATTACTGAAACTGTTAATGAAAAAAAAGGTTACTTAGCTAGTTATGTGAAACAAGAAGATCATGAAAATCAAAAGAGAAATCATTCGGAGAAGATAGAAATCAAATCACAAGAAGGCACAAAAATTAGAGAGACTGAATTTGAGGTACTTTCATCAAGATTCATCATACATAAATCACAGAACAAAAAACCTCAGAAGGTGGCTTTTAGCCCAAAAGAAGTTAAGAGGATAATAGAGTCTGAAGCCCTTTTACAAAAGAATGCTCAGTCCCACACAATAAGGAAAATCATAGTTTTTTCATCCCTTGGCATAAGACATGGCTGTGAAGATATGTATGAGCTGGACTTGAAGCATTTTAGCATTTTGAATAAAGGAGAACCATATGTATCACCAACAAACCCTGGG GAGCATGTTTTATATGAGAATCCTAGTGTTCGGAGAAAAATCTTTTATCCAAATCGAGAGAACCCTGTGTTGTGTCCTGTCCAGATACTTGAAGAAGAAAATGCCATGCGTCCATGTGATCCTAGCTGTCCTTCATGCTTATTCTTGTGCATTAAGTATGGTGGAAGGACAAGAAATCTTCCACAAAATGA GTATGTGAGGCAGCGCATGGGAAGAAACAAATTGAAGTCATTTGGGCCAGTTATGTGCCGAATGGGAATGTTGGTTCATATTAGAAGTGgaagcttcttcttcaaggcACTTGGTATCACACTTCTGTTTATGGCAGGATTTCCTGATGATCTAGTTCAGAGAGAAACCAAATACCACAACTTAGACTTGCTTCACAAATATTACAG GACTGATGAGGATGCTGATGGGGAGCAGCTGTTTCTTCCAATTCCAATTGCATGTGACAAT GGAAGCCAAAATCCTGAAAACTTGACTAGAAAAACAGTTGCTGCAAAATCCAAGGGGAGAAAGAACACTAGTGATATCTTCAAGCCTTATAGTTCTCAAAATGCCCCATCATATCATCAACAATTAGCAGCACCAAGTCCAGCACAAACTCAATTTGCAATGGCAGCATTTCATTCTATCCCATTCCCATCTCAGATTTCCCAAGATTCTCCTCATCACATGCCAAATCCAATTCTTGCCACTGGTAATCACAATTCATATTATATGCTGCCACCACAACCAGCAAGTACTATTGTACCTGTGATGTATTGGCCTCCACCAAATACATATCTTCATGGACACTATCCTTCCACAtatggataccagtttcttcctTGTGCTGCAAGTTACATGCCATTCCACACAACACAACCTAATTACAATCACCCCAGCTGCAGTTCCACCTTACCAAAGTTGTTAGAAGGTGGTGGAAAGAATGATTTAGCCTCCGAACAATGTGACAGCGATACTGATAGCACTGAGGA